One Rosa chinensis cultivar Old Blush chromosome 5, RchiOBHm-V2, whole genome shotgun sequence genomic region harbors:
- the LOC112165856 gene encoding heme-binding protein 2 yields the protein MEMVKSAMAVVLVLVAMVPSLEAIESPQYTVVHWESEFEIREYRAGAWMSAPVKDISFEKATRNGFHRLFQYIQGANLNYSRIAMTAPVLTSIVPGAGPLHSSAYFVSFYLPVKFQASPPTPLPELNLKPYTWDSHYIAVRKFSGFARDSNIVQEAQKLATSLSKSSWANSTSEESSYAYSIAQYNSPFQWVGRVNEIWVDVNATGLEGDNGSEIATY from the exons ATGGAGATGGTCAAGAGTGCGATGGCGGTGGTGCTAGTTTTGGTAGCGATGGTGCCGAGTCTGGAGGCGATTGAATCGCCGCAGTACACGGTGGTGCACTGGGAATCGGAGTTTGAGATAAGAGAATACAGAGCCGGCGCGTGGATGTCTGCTCCTGTTAAAGACATCTCCTTTGAAAAGGCCACCAGAAATGGCTTCCACAG GCTGTTCCAGTACATCCAAGGTGCCAATTTGAATTACTCTCGAATTGCAATGACAGCTCCTGTGCTGACGAGCATAGTCCCTGGAGCCGGCCCGCTGCACTCATCCGCATACTTTGTGAGTTTCTATTTGCCAGTGAAGTTTCAAGCTTCCCCACCCACACCACTCCCGGAACTCAACTTGAAACCATATACATGGGACAGTCATTACATTGCAGTCAGGAAATTCTCGGGATTTGCAAGAGATAGTAACATTGTGCAAGAAGCACAGAAACTTGCCACCAGCCTTAGCAAGTCTTCATGGGCAAACTCTACATCAGAAGAAAGTAGCTATGCTTACTCGATTGCACAGTATAACTCCCCATTCCAGTGGGTTGGGCGTGTCAATGAAATTTGGGTCGATGTCAATGCCACTGGATTGGAGGGAGATAATGGCAGTGAAATAGCTACCTACTGA